A stretch of the Muntiacus reevesi chromosome 8, mMunRee1.1, whole genome shotgun sequence genome encodes the following:
- the TRPC1 gene encoding short transient receptor potential channel 1 isoform X7, with protein sequence MSGYRRKPTCKKIMTVLTVGIFWPVLSLCYLIAPKSQFGRIIHTPFMKFIIHGASYFTFLLLLNLYSLVYNEDKKNTMGPALERIDYLLILWIIGMIWSDIKRLWYEGLEDFLEESRNQLSFVMNSLYLATFALKVVAHNKFHDFADRKDWDAFHPTLVAEGLFAFANVLSYLRLFFMYTTSSILGPLQMILMNTYVIFPQISMGQMLQDFGKFLGMFLLVLFSFTIGLTQLYDKGYTPKEQKDCVGIFCEQQSNDTFHSFIGTCFALFWYIFSLAHVAIFVTRFSYGEELQSFVGAVIVGTYNVVVVIVLTKLLVAMLHKSFQLIANHEDKEWKFARAKLWLSYFDDKCTLPPPFNIIPSPKTICYMISSLSKWICSHTSKGKVKRQNSLKEWRNLKQKRDENYQKVMCCLVHRYLTSMRQKMQSTDQATVENLNELRQDLSKFRNEIRDLLGFRTSKYAMFYPRN encoded by the exons ATGTCAGGTTACCGTCGTAAGCCTACCTGTAAGAAGATAATGACTGTTTTGACAGTTGGCATCTTTTGGCCAGTTTTGTCACTTTGTTATTTGATAGCTCCCAAATCTCAGTTTGGCAGAATTATCCACACACCTTTTATGAAATTTATTATTCATGGAGCATCATATTTCACATTCCTACTGTTACTAAACCTATACTCTCTGGTCTACAATGAGGATAAGAAAAACACAATGGGGCCAGCCCTTGAAAGAATAGACTATCTCCTTATACTGTGGATTATTG gaatGATATGGTCAGACATTAAAAGACTCTGGTATGAAGGGTTGGAAGACTTTTTAGAAGAATCTCGTAATCAGCTCAGTTTTGTCATGAATTCACTTTATTTGGCAACCTTTGCCCTCAAAGTGGTTGCTCACAACAAG TTTCATGATTTTGCGGATCGGAAGGACTGGGATGCATTCCACCCTACACTGGTAGCAGAGGGACTTTTTGCATTTGCCAACGTTCTGAGTTATCTTCGTCTCTTTTTTATGTATACCACAAGCTCTATCTTGGGTCCATTACAG atgATTTTAATGAACACCTATGTAATATTTCCACAGATTTCAATGGGACAGATGTTACAAGATTTTGGAAAATTTCTTGGAATgtttcttcttgttttgttttctttcacaatTGGGCTGACACAGCTGTATGATAAAGGCTACACTCCAAAAGAACAGAAGGACTGTGTAGGCATATTCTGTGAACAGCAAAGCAATGATACCTTCCATTC GTTCATTGGCACTTGCTTTGCTTTGTTCTGGTATATTTTCTCCTTAGCACATGTGGCAATCTTTGTCACAAGATTTAGCTACGGAGAAGAATTACAGTCCTTCGTCGGAGCTGTTATTGTTGGGACATACAATGTTGTGGTTGTGATAGTACTTACCAAGCTGCTGGTGGCAATGCTTCATAAAAGTTTTCAGTTGATAGCA AATCATGAAGACAAAGAATGGAAGTTTGCTCGAGCAAAACTGTGGCTTAGCTACTTTGATGATAAATGTACATTACCCCCACctttcaacatcattccttcgcCAAAAACTATCTGCTATATGATTAGTAGCCTGAGTAAGTGGATTTGCTCTCATACATCAAAAGGCAAGGTTAAACGGCAGAACAGCTTGAAG gAATGGAGAAATTTGAAACAAAAGAGAGATGAAAACTACCAAAAAGTGATGTGCTGTCTAGTGCATCGTTACTTGACTTCCATGAGACAAAAGATGCAAAGTACAGATCAGGCAACTGTGGAAAATCTAAATGAACTGCGCCAAGATCTGTCAAAATTCCGAAATGAAATAAGGGATTTACTTGGCTTTCGGACTTCTAAATATGCTATGTTTTATCCAAGAAATTAG
- the TRPC1 gene encoding short transient receptor potential channel 1 isoform X8 yields the protein MIWSDIKRLWYEGLEDFLEESRNQLSFVMNSLYLATFALKVVAHNKFHDFADRKDWDAFHPTLVAEGLFAFANVLSYLRLFFMYTTSSILGPLQMILMNTYVIFPQISMGQMLQDFGKFLGMFLLVLFSFTIGLTQLYDKGYTPKEQKDCVGIFCEQQSNDTFHSFIGTCFALFWYIFSLAHVAIFVTRFSYGEELQSFVGAVIVGTYNVVVVIVLTKLLVAMLHKSFQLIANHEDKEWKFARAKLWLSYFDDKCTLPPPFNIIPSPKTICYMISSLSKWICSHTSKGKVKRQNSLKEWRNLKQKRDENYQKVMCCLVHRYLTSMRQKMQSTDQATVENLNELRQDLSKFRNEIRDLLGFRTSKYAMFYPRN from the exons atGATATGGTCAGACATTAAAAGACTCTGGTATGAAGGGTTGGAAGACTTTTTAGAAGAATCTCGTAATCAGCTCAGTTTTGTCATGAATTCACTTTATTTGGCAACCTTTGCCCTCAAAGTGGTTGCTCACAACAAG TTTCATGATTTTGCGGATCGGAAGGACTGGGATGCATTCCACCCTACACTGGTAGCAGAGGGACTTTTTGCATTTGCCAACGTTCTGAGTTATCTTCGTCTCTTTTTTATGTATACCACAAGCTCTATCTTGGGTCCATTACAG atgATTTTAATGAACACCTATGTAATATTTCCACAGATTTCAATGGGACAGATGTTACAAGATTTTGGAAAATTTCTTGGAATgtttcttcttgttttgttttctttcacaatTGGGCTGACACAGCTGTATGATAAAGGCTACACTCCAAAAGAACAGAAGGACTGTGTAGGCATATTCTGTGAACAGCAAAGCAATGATACCTTCCATTC GTTCATTGGCACTTGCTTTGCTTTGTTCTGGTATATTTTCTCCTTAGCACATGTGGCAATCTTTGTCACAAGATTTAGCTACGGAGAAGAATTACAGTCCTTCGTCGGAGCTGTTATTGTTGGGACATACAATGTTGTGGTTGTGATAGTACTTACCAAGCTGCTGGTGGCAATGCTTCATAAAAGTTTTCAGTTGATAGCA AATCATGAAGACAAAGAATGGAAGTTTGCTCGAGCAAAACTGTGGCTTAGCTACTTTGATGATAAATGTACATTACCCCCACctttcaacatcattccttcgcCAAAAACTATCTGCTATATGATTAGTAGCCTGAGTAAGTGGATTTGCTCTCATACATCAAAAGGCAAGGTTAAACGGCAGAACAGCTTGAAG gAATGGAGAAATTTGAAACAAAAGAGAGATGAAAACTACCAAAAAGTGATGTGCTGTCTAGTGCATCGTTACTTGACTTCCATGAGACAAAAGATGCAAAGTACAGATCAGGCAACTGTGGAAAATCTAAATGAACTGCGCCAAGATCTGTCAAAATTCCGAAATGAAATAAGGGATTTACTTGGCTTTCGGACTTCTAAATATGCTATGTTTTATCCAAGAAATTAG